In the Spartobacteria bacterium genome, one interval contains:
- a CDS encoding prephenate dehydrogenase: protein MNTQRISIIGLGLMGASLGLALKTRGWSGTIVGYARKKDVRSAAIKRNVCDEVYDTLEDAVKDADIVVFCVPVLAIVALAERIKPFMRPGCIVTDVGSTKGWLQSQMEELLADSDILFIGSHPVAGSEKTGIAAGDADLYDGAQVVVCPSTHWAEPEEAAFSSVEHMWRNTGAEVKRMGAAFHDELLASTSHLPHVVSAALATIVSDCINARAGVQYDKSELASLCGTGYRSMTRLALGSEEVWRDIIATNREPIAGELRRMAIELNSLAGIVENAPPSLIEEYLMAGRLARLQVGEPNNV, encoded by the coding sequence ATGAATACACAGAGAATTAGTATTATCGGGCTTGGTCTGATGGGTGCGTCACTGGGTCTGGCCTTAAAAACCAGGGGATGGAGCGGCACGATTGTGGGCTATGCGCGCAAAAAAGACGTGCGCTCCGCAGCCATCAAACGCAACGTGTGCGATGAAGTCTACGATACACTGGAAGACGCTGTTAAGGATGCTGATATCGTTGTCTTTTGCGTTCCGGTATTGGCCATTGTGGCTCTTGCCGAACGTATTAAGCCTTTTATGCGACCTGGTTGCATTGTCACGGATGTGGGCAGTACCAAGGGGTGGCTCCAGTCACAGATGGAAGAGCTTTTGGCTGATTCGGATATTTTATTTATTGGCAGTCATCCGGTTGCCGGTTCCGAAAAAACGGGCATCGCGGCCGGGGATGCTGATTTGTATGATGGCGCGCAGGTCGTTGTGTGTCCGTCAACCCATTGGGCTGAGCCCGAAGAGGCGGCCTTTTCCTCTGTGGAACATATGTGGCGAAACACGGGTGCCGAAGTAAAGCGAATGGGTGCCGCGTTCCACGATGAACTGCTGGCGTCAACCAGTCATCTCCCTCATGTGGTATCGGCGGCACTGGCAACGATTGTCAGCGACTGTATTAACGCGCGCGCCGGTGTTCAGTACGATAAGTCCGAGCTTGCGTCGCTGTGTGGTACGGGCTATCGCAGTATGACTCGCCTGGCACTGGGCTCCGAAGAGGTCTGGCGGGATATTATTGCGACGAATCGCGAGCCGATTGCGGGAGAACTGAGGCGTATGGCAATTGAATTGAACAGCTTGGCGGGCATAGTGGAGAACGCGCCTCCCTCGCTCATTGAAGAGTATTTAATGGCCGGTCGTCTGGCCCGTTTACAGGTCGGAGAACCAAATAACGTATGA
- a CDS encoding 1-acyl-sn-glycerol-3-phosphate acyltransferase, producing the protein MKRQGLRMSKYDRETFRYAVGRILCSIFGRTYLRLKITGKEHIPLKGGCIIASNHVSYLDPPMLGVAAYPRVVRFIARETLSKNRLSEWIMQGMMTILIDRTKGDLKALRSALQSLKQGDAIGLFPEGTRSPDGLLQEPKGGIGFLIGKSGVPVIPAYIKGTYESYPKGCSFPKRVQVSVHFGAPVMPDEIAALGTGKEVYNQAGSLVMSRIRVLQQAHD; encoded by the coding sequence ATGAAACGGCAAGGATTACGGATGAGTAAGTACGATCGCGAAACATTTCGGTATGCAGTAGGCCGCATTCTTTGTTCTATCTTTGGAAGGACATATCTGCGGCTGAAAATTACGGGGAAAGAGCACATTCCCTTAAAGGGAGGCTGTATTATCGCAAGCAATCATGTCAGTTATCTGGATCCTCCCATGCTGGGCGTCGCCGCCTACCCGCGTGTTGTTCGCTTCATCGCGAGGGAGACGCTTTCTAAGAACCGGCTGTCTGAATGGATTATGCAGGGCATGATGACTATTTTAATTGATCGGACGAAGGGCGATCTGAAGGCCTTGCGCTCTGCGCTCCAGTCGCTAAAGCAGGGAGATGCGATTGGTCTATTTCCTGAGGGAACACGTTCCCCTGATGGACTGCTGCAGGAACCCAAGGGCGGAATTGGATTTCTTATCGGAAAATCGGGTGTTCCTGTGATCCCTGCCTACATCAAGGGAACCTATGAGTCCTATCCCAAGGGGTGCTCTTTTCCCAAAAGGGTCCAGGTTTCGGTTCACTTCGGTGCACCTGTTATGCCAGATGAAATTGCTGCGCTGGGTACAGGCAAAGAGGTCTATAATCAGGCCGGTTCGCTTGTCATGAGCCGTATTCGCGTCTTGCAGCAGGCTCATGACTGA
- a CDS encoding TIGR00730 family Rossman fold protein → MKSVVVFCGSSGRCADSYLLSAHALGRAIAQRGWRLIYGGSDLGIMGAVSAAAMEFGAEVIGVIPQFIAEKVGQHHVSRVEIVGSMHQRKERMFALADYVIAMPGGMGTWEEYFEAMTWNQLHLHAKPCGLLNVDGFYDALISFMHHAVNEQFVQKQYLDGMVMAYHPETLLDKLEQTVVPDLSKWS, encoded by the coding sequence ATGAAAAGTGTGGTTGTTTTTTGTGGTTCAAGCGGGCGATGTGCGGATTCGTATCTTTTGTCAGCGCATGCTTTGGGGCGTGCCATTGCGCAGCGGGGCTGGCGGTTGATTTATGGAGGATCGGATTTGGGAATCATGGGCGCTGTCTCGGCGGCCGCCATGGAGTTTGGGGCCGAAGTCATTGGCGTTATACCGCAGTTTATCGCGGAAAAAGTCGGTCAGCATCATGTAAGTCGTGTAGAAATTGTCGGATCGATGCATCAGCGTAAAGAGCGCATGTTTGCCCTTGCGGATTATGTGATTGCGATGCCCGGCGGCATGGGTACCTGGGAGGAGTATTTCGAAGCGATGACATGGAATCAGCTGCATCTGCATGCCAAACCCTGCGGTTTACTGAATGTGGACGGTTTTTATGATGCGCTGATTTCATTTATGCATCATGCCGTAAATGAACAGTTTGTACAAAAGCAGTACTTGGACGGCATGGTCATGGCGTATCACCCGGAAACGCTTTTAGATAAACTGGAGCAGACCGTGGTGCCTGATTTGTCCAAATGGTCCTGA
- a CDS encoding HAD family hydrolase, whose product MSSHAEKELTDVIASLLSPLTPVATEMEEKLCAMDDVKAVVLDVYGTMVVSASGDIGLAASKMNHKTFQKVVHALGVRLTSFQAKELCFHFYEAIRQRHAAGRSEGCAYPEVDIVDVWRDAIDQAGLAAIIDTDCTAAMRRMAVEFEMRTNPVWPMPGMMDAIQQLLDKNKILGIVSNAQFYTPLMLEVLLGRSVCALGFDAADCVWSYAEGEAKPSEKLFAKLLTAMMARGIKASQVVYVGNDMLNDMYTARTAGCRTILFAGDARSLRLREEDERCCGWSPDAIVTAWQSIGKVIM is encoded by the coding sequence ATGAGCAGTCATGCAGAAAAAGAACTGACAGATGTGATTGCATCGCTTTTGTCGCCTTTGACCCCCGTAGCTACAGAGATGGAAGAGAAGCTGTGCGCAATGGATGATGTCAAGGCCGTCGTTCTCGACGTGTACGGAACGATGGTTGTATCGGCGTCCGGGGATATTGGCTTAGCGGCATCCAAAATGAATCATAAAACGTTTCAAAAAGTGGTTCATGCGCTTGGGGTACGTCTTACGTCTTTTCAGGCCAAGGAACTGTGTTTTCATTTTTATGAGGCTATTCGGCAGCGTCACGCGGCAGGACGGTCGGAAGGCTGTGCTTATCCGGAAGTGGATATTGTCGATGTCTGGCGGGATGCCATTGATCAGGCCGGGCTGGCTGCAATCATTGATACGGACTGCACGGCTGCGATGCGGCGTATGGCTGTGGAATTTGAAATGCGAACCAATCCTGTGTGGCCGATGCCGGGTATGATGGATGCCATCCAGCAGCTGTTAGATAAAAACAAGATTTTGGGCATTGTGTCCAATGCGCAATTTTATACGCCGCTGATGCTGGAGGTCTTACTGGGTCGTTCGGTTTGTGCTCTGGGTTTTGATGCGGCTGACTGTGTCTGGTCTTATGCGGAAGGCGAAGCCAAGCCCTCGGAAAAGCTGTTTGCCAAGCTGCTGACGGCGATGATGGCGAGGGGTATTAAGGCGTCACAGGTCGTATATGTAGGGAATGATATGCTCAATGACATGTATACTGCCCGTACGGCGGGATGCCGCACCATACTGTTTGCCGGTGATGCGCGATCCCTGCGCCTGCGGGAGGAGGATGAGCGTTGTTGCGGATGGTCGCCTGATGCGATCGTTACAGCATGGCAATCCATCGGAAAGGTGATTATGTAA
- a CDS encoding histidinol-phosphate transaminase, with product MAQIENSWIAGLGIYEPGKPIEDVARELGLDSADDIIKLASNENALGPSPKAMEAVSAAVRNMHLYPDGGGYYLRKKLAHKFNVSMKNVVLGNGSNELVDLLCMIYLHEGQNLVMAEQSFVAYLLGARKVNAEVRRVPMTAFRHDLPAMLEAIDENTRILCICNPNNPTGTIVSQEEVQDFMDAVPDHVAVIFDEAYIELMDEKDRIDVLPYVLTRPHTYLLRTFSKAYGLAGLRVGYGIGREEDIALFNRVRAPFNINSLALVAAEAAMDDQDHVEKTLRMTQDGLALFEKFFDDKGLSYVKAYGNFMIVKVGSGREVFKALQQRHIITRPMDGYGLSDYLRISIGTEPQNKRLIAAMNELMEQGVIKA from the coding sequence ATGGCGCAAATAGAAAACAGCTGGATTGCCGGTCTAGGCATTTATGAACCTGGGAAACCTATCGAGGACGTGGCTCGCGAACTTGGATTAGACAGTGCTGATGATATTATCAAACTGGCGTCCAATGAAAATGCACTTGGTCCGTCACCCAAAGCTATGGAAGCCGTCTCTGCTGCGGTGCGCAACATGCATCTTTATCCTGACGGAGGCGGTTATTATCTGCGGAAAAAACTCGCGCACAAATTTAATGTTTCCATGAAAAATGTGGTGCTGGGTAATGGTAGCAACGAACTGGTCGATTTGCTGTGCATGATATATCTGCATGAAGGTCAAAATCTTGTAATGGCAGAACAGTCATTTGTTGCGTATCTGCTGGGAGCACGCAAGGTGAATGCCGAGGTGCGGCGAGTGCCGATGACGGCTTTTCGTCACGACCTTCCTGCTATGCTGGAGGCCATTGATGAAAATACCCGTATTTTGTGTATCTGCAACCCTAACAATCCCACGGGAACCATTGTTTCACAGGAAGAAGTCCAGGACTTTATGGATGCGGTGCCTGACCACGTTGCGGTCATTTTTGACGAAGCCTATATTGAACTGATGGACGAAAAAGACCGCATTGATGTGCTACCCTATGTCCTGACACGCCCGCATACCTATCTGTTGCGCACCTTTTCCAAGGCCTATGGATTGGCAGGACTGCGTGTCGGCTACGGGATTGGCAGGGAAGAGGATATTGCGTTGTTTAATCGTGTCCGTGCCCCTTTCAATATTAATTCATTGGCTCTTGTCGCGGCGGAAGCCGCCATGGATGATCAGGATCATGTTGAAAAAACGTTGCGCATGACACAGGACGGGCTGGCTCTGTTTGAAAAGTTCTTCGACGACAAAGGACTTTCTTATGTGAAAGCCTACGGAAACTTTATGATCGTGAAAGTGGGCAGCGGGAGAGAGGTGTTCAAAGCACTTCAGCAGAGACATATCATTACGCGGCCCATGGATGGCTATGGACTTTCGGACTATTTACGTATCAGTATCGGGACCGAGCCGCAGAATAAGCGATTGATTGCAGCGATGAATGAGCTCATGGAGCAGGGAGTAATAAAAGCATGA
- a CDS encoding (d)CMP kinase, translating into MIYDYWEYELMSETDVIAVDGPSASGKSTVSKQVAEKLGYIYVDSGALYRGITWLAVQRNLDVKDKPSVAALAALTRWHFFIKDGAVRFTVDEQDPGDAIRGQAVRERVSDVAAVPEVRRCIVDKLREMVRLGPLVIEGRDIGSVVFPSTPYKFYLDADPEERARRRCQELVKTEGSGTVEEVYHSLQKRDKKDSTRKTAPLQIALGADVINSTGMSIDEVVEYIVTKYETARITDE; encoded by the coding sequence ATGATTTACGATTATTGGGAGTACGAATTGATGAGCGAAACTGATGTCATTGCAGTAGATGGACCTTCTGCTTCGGGGAAGTCCACGGTCTCTAAGCAGGTTGCTGAGAAACTGGGATATATTTATGTGGACTCCGGAGCGTTGTATCGAGGAATCACATGGCTGGCTGTGCAACGGAATCTGGATGTGAAGGATAAACCGTCTGTCGCGGCTCTGGCAGCCCTGACCCGCTGGCATTTTTTCATTAAAGACGGTGCCGTGCGGTTTACCGTCGACGAACAGGATCCGGGCGATGCAATCCGTGGACAGGCTGTGAGGGAACGCGTTTCTGATGTCGCTGCTGTGCCGGAAGTTCGCCGGTGCATCGTTGATAAGCTCCGTGAGATGGTGCGTCTGGGTCCGCTGGTTATAGAAGGTCGCGATATTGGTTCGGTGGTTTTTCCTTCGACGCCCTATAAATTTTATTTGGATGCGGATCCGGAAGAACGGGCTCGTCGCCGCTGTCAGGAACTGGTGAAAACCGAGGGCAGCGGAACGGTCGAAGAAGTGTATCATTCGCTGCAAAAACGGGATAAAAAGGACTCCACCCGAAAAACGGCTCCCTTGCAGATTGCTTTGGGGGCGGACGTGATCAACAGTACGGGGATGTCCATCGACGAGGTGGTCGAATATATTGTAACCAAATATGAAACGGCAAGGATTACGGATGAGTAA
- the aroF gene encoding 3-deoxy-7-phosphoheptulonate synthase: MILVLKNDVTDAQIEHIMEKIRDWGGAPHLSQGEEKTIIGVIGDEATLRVKPVSVIPGVDTVMSVMKPYKLAGSAFQASRTVIEIPPVNDKGETVTIGGDEVVVMAGPCSVESRDLLFEITDLVKKSGAGLLRAGAFKPRTSPYAFQGLGVKGLRYLAEAREKYGIPFVTEVMDTRDVELVAEFADIIQIGARNMQNFNLMKAVGRCHKPVLIKRGLSSTLQELLMSAEYVMSQGNREVILCERGIRTFETMTRNTLDISAVPVLKRETHLPIIVDPSHGTGHWPFVAPMAMAAVAAGADGVMIEVHTVPEEAMSDGPQSLLPHKFDKMMKDLAKVAEAVGRRV, encoded by the coding sequence ATGATTCTGGTATTAAAAAATGACGTAACAGATGCTCAGATCGAGCATATTATGGAAAAAATTCGTGATTGGGGCGGTGCTCCTCACTTGAGCCAGGGCGAAGAGAAAACCATTATCGGTGTGATTGGCGACGAAGCCACACTGAGAGTTAAGCCTGTCTCGGTTATTCCCGGTGTGGATACGGTGATGTCGGTCATGAAGCCCTATAAACTGGCGGGATCGGCATTCCAGGCATCGCGTACGGTGATCGAGATCCCCCCGGTGAATGATAAGGGAGAGACGGTGACCATCGGCGGTGATGAAGTGGTCGTGATGGCGGGGCCCTGCTCTGTCGAAAGCCGTGATCTGCTTTTTGAAATCACGGATTTGGTGAAGAAGTCCGGTGCCGGATTATTGCGTGCCGGTGCGTTTAAGCCGCGTACGTCGCCTTATGCCTTCCAGGGCCTCGGCGTCAAGGGCCTGCGCTATCTCGCCGAGGCGAGGGAGAAATATGGCATTCCTTTTGTTACAGAAGTGATGGATACACGGGATGTAGAGCTTGTGGCGGAGTTCGCCGATATTATTCAGATCGGTGCGCGTAACATGCAGAATTTCAATTTGATGAAAGCCGTCGGACGTTGTCATAAGCCGGTGCTGATTAAGCGCGGATTGTCCAGCACGCTGCAGGAACTGCTGATGAGTGCGGAATATGTGATGAGCCAGGGTAATCGTGAGGTCATTCTTTGCGAACGCGGTATCCGCACCTTTGAAACGATGACCCGAAATACGCTGGATATCAGTGCGGTTCCGGTGCTGAAACGCGAAACACATCTTCCCATCATCGTGGATCCCAGTCACGGAACAGGTCACTGGCCTTTTGTGGCTCCCATGGCCATGGCTGCGGTGGCGGCCGGTGCCGACGGCGTGATGATTGAAGTCCATACGGTGCCGGAAGAGGCGATGTCTGATGGGCCGCAGTCGCTGCTTCCGCATAAATTTGATAAGATGATGAAGGATCTTGCCAAAGTAGCCGAAGCGGTTGGACGCAGGGTCTGA
- the aroA gene encoding 3-phosphoshikimate 1-carboxyvinyltransferase: MTKYPELKDFPGGGEVTVYPSVLQAGTLVMPGDKSISHRTAILSALGKGTSTISGYLHSEDCLNTLRAMEMLGAQVNFGEGELIRITGTAGTLHAPEGVLNLGNSGTGMRLLAGLLAGQPFDTVLTGDSSLCSRPMGRIKAPLEGMGCLISLSEKGCAPMTIHAAKLHGIDYIMPVASAQIKSAILLGGLFADGEISVTDPGLSRDHTECLFQELGIPLTVEGHVVRMTGCGARGPVIEQKHWNVPGDISSAAFFAVAAAISGHAAVTISNVGLNPRRDAVLHVLERMGAKIERVFSNQIGEPAGDVHITGAALHGTTVGGAEIPALIDEIPVIAVAAACASGDTIIRDAKELRVKESDRISLMVKNLRMIGVDVDEQGDGMIIHGRPQRGLVPSGSVDSEGDHRIAMSMAILALQAEQPVVIKNALCTATSYPGFWDDLRLLGVRIDERN, translated from the coding sequence ATGACAAAATATCCTGAATTAAAAGATTTCCCCGGTGGCGGAGAAGTGACGGTCTATCCGTCTGTGCTTCAGGCAGGCACCCTCGTTATGCCGGGAGATAAAAGCATCTCTCACCGTACGGCGATATTATCGGCACTGGGGAAGGGAACGTCGACCATTTCCGGTTATCTGCATAGTGAAGATTGTCTAAATACATTGCGAGCCATGGAGATGCTGGGGGCACAGGTGAACTTCGGAGAGGGGGAGCTCATTCGCATTACGGGTACGGCGGGCACGCTGCATGCGCCTGAGGGCGTCCTGAACCTGGGCAATTCCGGAACAGGAATGCGCTTACTGGCGGGGCTTTTAGCCGGTCAGCCTTTTGATACGGTGTTAACGGGAGACTCTTCGTTGTGTTCGCGTCCTATGGGTCGCATCAAAGCGCCGCTCGAAGGCATGGGCTGTCTGATCAGTTTGTCTGAAAAGGGCTGTGCCCCTATGACCATTCACGCGGCGAAGCTGCATGGAATTGATTATATTATGCCTGTGGCATCGGCACAGATTAAATCTGCAATCCTGCTTGGCGGTTTATTTGCAGATGGTGAGATCAGCGTGACCGATCCCGGATTATCCCGCGATCATACGGAGTGTTTGTTTCAGGAGCTTGGTATTCCGTTGACGGTAGAAGGTCATGTGGTTCGCATGACGGGATGCGGCGCCAGGGGGCCGGTGATTGAGCAAAAGCATTGGAATGTTCCCGGCGATATTTCTTCTGCCGCTTTTTTTGCTGTAGCCGCCGCCATTTCAGGCCATGCGGCCGTGACGATTTCGAATGTGGGATTAAACCCCCGTCGCGATGCCGTGCTGCATGTGCTGGAGCGTATGGGGGCTAAGATTGAACGCGTTTTTTCCAATCAGATCGGAGAACCCGCCGGCGATGTTCATATTACAGGAGCTGCGCTGCACGGAACAACGGTGGGCGGGGCGGAAATTCCGGCACTGATTGATGAAATTCCAGTGATTGCTGTGGCCGCCGCCTGTGCGTCCGGCGATACGATTATTCGAGACGCCAAAGAACTGCGGGTGAAGGAATCCGACCGGATTTCACTGATGGTGAAAAATTTACGCATGATAGGTGTTGATGTAGACGAGCAGGGTGACGGTATGATCATTCATGGCCGGCCACAGAGAGGCCTCGTTCCGTCGGGATCGGTGGATAGCGAGGGCGACCACAGAATAGCCATGAGTATGGCGATTCTTGCATTGCAGGCAGAGCAGCCGGTTGTTATAAAAAACGCTTTGTGCACGGCCACATCCTATCCCGGATTCTGGGATGATTTACGATTATTGGGAGTACGAATTGATGAGCGAAACTGA
- a CDS encoding spermidine/putrescine ABC transporter substrate-binding protein, whose product MNKWLRYLFIVITACIFSGCGKEKPVLHVYNWVDYMNPDLIPEFEEKFECQVVVDHFDSNEAMYAKIKAGAAGYDLIFPSSYMVSIMRNQKMLYPMDATKMPNLKNIDPAFMKLTEDSGMEYSVPYMIGVTGIGYVQPAVGDVTSSWSIFSRSDLAGRMTMLDDSREVIGSALKFLGYSLNTTDPAQLEEAKKVLLEWKKNLAKYESTLYHRGLASQEFLVAQGYNGDVLQVAEEAPEVAFMLPEEGTSVASDDMVIPADAPNKELAFAFINFLLEPEVASRNMQYVYYEAPNKPAIALLPQDMLDDPSFHITPEYMAKCEVIKDLGNKNELYQKLWDQIKGAQ is encoded by the coding sequence ATGAACAAGTGGCTTCGCTATCTATTTATTGTGATAACGGCATGTATTTTTTCTGGGTGCGGCAAAGAAAAACCGGTGCTGCATGTCTATAACTGGGTGGATTATATGAATCCGGATCTGATTCCCGAATTTGAAGAAAAGTTCGAATGTCAGGTGGTTGTCGATCATTTTGACTCAAATGAGGCCATGTATGCCAAAATCAAAGCAGGTGCCGCCGGCTATGATCTGATTTTCCCCAGCAGCTATATGGTGAGTATTATGCGTAACCAGAAGATGTTGTATCCCATGGACGCGACTAAGATGCCTAATCTTAAAAACATCGATCCGGCATTTATGAAGCTGACAGAGGACTCCGGCATGGAGTACAGCGTTCCCTATATGATCGGTGTGACGGGCATTGGATATGTGCAGCCTGCGGTTGGAGACGTAACATCAAGCTGGTCGATTTTTTCCAGAAGTGATTTAGCAGGTCGCATGACGATGCTGGACGATAGCCGGGAAGTTATCGGTTCCGCCCTCAAGTTTCTTGGCTACAGTTTGAATACCACCGATCCGGCGCAGCTGGAAGAGGCTAAAAAAGTTCTTCTGGAGTGGAAAAAGAATTTAGCCAAATACGAATCCACCCTGTACCACCGGGGATTGGCCTCGCAGGAGTTTCTGGTGGCACAGGGATACAACGGCGATGTGCTGCAGGTGGCCGAGGAAGCCCCGGAGGTTGCTTTTATGCTTCCAGAGGAAGGCACGTCCGTTGCCAGCGATGATATGGTGATTCCCGCAGATGCACCCAATAAAGAACTGGCCTTTGCATTCATTAACTTTCTGTTAGAACCGGAAGTTGCTTCACGAAACATGCAGTATGTTTATTATGAGGCCCCTAATAAACCTGCAATAGCACTGCTTCCGCAGGATATGCTGGACGATCCATCGTTTCACATTACCCCCGAATACATGGCGAAATGCGAGGTGATTAAGGATCTTGGTAACAAAAATGAACTGTATCAGAAGTTATGGGATCAAATCAAAGGCGCCCAGTAA
- a CDS encoding peptidase gives MNGKIDHITQKLSVFREAASALKETVLANLVLIGEIPAPSCDESKRIRFMMDRFVEDGLENISHDEMGNGVAIIPGTERKSRILLVSNADTIFQDKEDHTVQVSSSHVQGIGLAENTLGLAVMASLPAILESLGLTFKSDVVLLCSVRSHGKSNLEGFRFFLKNNQLPITSGICLDGVSLGRLGIHSLGLLRGEITCSVPEEYDWTRFGATGAIMALNDVINKMSAICMPTRPRTSIMFSTMSGGFSYRKVPTHSCLTFDVYSESDRLVSKLERQINEIVEEVSAGTRSTMDFNIISRCHPGGLAFGHPMACCAREMIRTLGEEPRVLPSSTELAVFVENNIPAVNLGLTTGENINELDEKLAIEPISSGIAQLLGMLLAIDGGFCNERE, from the coding sequence GTGAATGGTAAAATTGATCATATAACACAGAAATTGTCCGTCTTTCGAGAGGCTGCCAGTGCTCTCAAAGAGACTGTACTGGCTAATCTGGTACTGATAGGCGAGATCCCGGCACCAAGCTGCGATGAATCCAAGCGGATTCGCTTTATGATGGATCGCTTTGTTGAGGACGGTCTGGAGAATATTTCACACGACGAAATGGGCAACGGCGTGGCCATTATTCCGGGAACCGAACGTAAATCCAGAATCCTGCTGGTGTCCAATGCCGATACCATTTTTCAGGATAAAGAAGATCACACGGTTCAGGTCAGTTCCAGCCACGTGCAGGGGATTGGACTGGCAGAAAATACGCTGGGGCTCGCCGTCATGGCCTCGCTTCCGGCTATATTGGAATCATTGGGCCTCACATTTAAATCAGATGTCGTGCTGCTTTGCAGCGTGCGAAGCCATGGGAAGTCCAATTTGGAAGGATTTCGCTTTTTTCTTAAAAACAATCAGCTGCCCATTACCTCGGGTATTTGTCTGGATGGTGTTTCGCTGGGTCGACTGGGCATACACTCGCTGGGGCTACTTCGTGGTGAGATTACTTGCAGTGTGCCGGAGGAATACGACTGGACCCGGTTTGGCGCGACGGGAGCTATTATGGCACTCAATGATGTGATCAACAAAATGTCCGCTATCTGTATGCCGACGCGGCCGCGGACCAGTATTATGTTTTCCACCATGAGCGGGGGCTTTTCCTACAGAAAAGTGCCTACGCATTCCTGTCTGACCTTTGATGTGTACAGCGAGTCAGACCGCCTGGTGAGCAAGCTGGAACGGCAGATAAACGAGATTGTGGAAGAAGTGTCTGCAGGAACGCGAAGCACCATGGACTTTAACATTATCTCCCGATGTCATCCGGGCGGTCTTGCCTTTGGGCATCCCATGGCGTGCTGTGCGCGGGAAATGATCCGCACACTGGGTGAAGAGCCCCGGGTTCTACCCAGTTCAACGGAATTGGCTGTATTTGTCGAAAACAACATTCCAGCAGTCAATCTGGGGTTGACCACCGGCGAAAACATCAATGAACTGGATGAAAAACTGGCTATTGAGCCTATTAGCAGCGGGATTGCTCAGCTGCTGGGTATGCTGCTGGCAATAGATGGAGGATTTTGTAATGAACGTGAATGA
- a CDS encoding glucosyl-3-phosphoglycerate synthase — translation MNVNEWLANNTFHHSAFWDIRELVEEKARRNLKISLCIPTLNEENTIGKELVVFRSELVNKYPLLDEIAVIDSGSSDNTCDVARTYGADVYNSADILSGEGFKRGKGENLWKAVYQLKGDIIVYIDADIKNIRPHFATGLIAPLIYRDEIKYVKAFYDRPLAFSQGLRPSGGGRVTEILVRPLFSLFFPELTALIQPLSGEYAVRREVLEAIPFPIGYGVETSHLIDVYHRWGLEAFAQTDLDQRVHRNQETLALGRMAFGILQTFLSRMEKLGMMEKLPEMTHVLRQFQAQEDSFNQAEYTILEEERPPMLSIPAYVERRKWLDGASAD, via the coding sequence ATGAACGTGAATGAGTGGCTTGCCAACAATACATTTCATCATTCCGCTTTTTGGGATATCAGGGAACTGGTGGAGGAGAAAGCGCGTCGAAATCTGAAAATATCACTCTGTATACCTACGCTGAACGAAGAAAATACGATCGGGAAGGAATTGGTTGTTTTTCGTTCTGAGCTTGTGAATAAATATCCTCTGCTGGATGAAATCGCCGTGATTGATTCCGGTTCGTCGGATAACACATGCGATGTGGCGCGTACCTATGGTGCCGATGTTTACAATTCAGCAGATATTTTGTCCGGGGAAGGTTTCAAGCGGGGAAAGGGCGAAAATCTGTGGAAGGCGGTGTATCAGCTGAAGGGGGATATCATTGTCTACATAGATGCCGATATCAAAAATATACGCCCGCATTTTGCCACGGGGCTCATAGCGCCGCTGATTTATCGCGATGAAATCAAGTACGTTAAAGCGTTTTATGATCGGCCGCTGGCCTTTTCCCAGGGCTTGCGGCCTTCCGGCGGCGGCCGCGTTACAGAAATTCTTGTTCGTCCGCTTTTCTCGCTCTTTTTCCCCGAATTGACGGCCTTGATTCAACCATTATCGGGAGAATATGCCGTTCGGCGCGAAGTGCTTGAAGCGATTCCGTTCCCCATCGGATATGGCGTCGAAACGTCGCATTTAATTGACGTGTATCATCGCTGGGGTTTAGAAGCCTTTGCTCAAACTGATTTGGATCAGCGAGTGCATCGCAATCAGGAAACACTGGCGTTAGGAAGAATGGCCTTTGGTATATTGCAGACCTTTCTGTCGCGAATGGAGAAACTGGGGATGATGGAGAAGTTGCCGGAAATGACCCATGTATTGCGGCAGTTTCAGGCACAGGAGGATTCATTCAATCAGGCTGAATATACCATTCTTGAAGAAGAACGCCCGCCGATGCTGTCGATTCCCGCCTATGTTGAACGCAGAAAATGGCTTGATGGAGCGTCGGCTGACTGA